In Gopherus evgoodei ecotype Sinaloan lineage chromosome 21, rGopEvg1_v1.p, whole genome shotgun sequence, a single window of DNA contains:
- the LOC115637990 gene encoding LOW QUALITY PROTEIN: olfactory receptor 1020-like (The sequence of the model RefSeq protein was modified relative to this genomic sequence to represent the inferred CDS: inserted 2 bases in 1 codon) produces MEERKWGNQTLIREFILLGLGNIPEVQVLLILLFLVTYIVTVAXNILIIVLVTANQCLHTPMYFFLCNLSCLETCYSSTILPRMLASLLTGNRTISISGCITQLHFFGFLAATECYLLAAMSYDRYLAICKPLQYAICMNGRNCLWLASGSWISGFLGSTIMTSLVSKLTFCGPNEIDHFFCDFTPMIKLSCSDNSLTTLVTLILSSIETLIPFLLTMTSYACIMVTILRIPSMSGRQKAFSTCSSHIAMVTIFYGTLIIVYVMPKNSTLRELNKVFSVFYTVLTPLANPLIYSLRNREVKEALRKVCSKYLAFTCFNALE; encoded by the exons ATGGAGGAAAGAAAGTGGGGAAATCAGACATTGATCagagaattcatcctcctgggattggGGAATATCCCTGAAGTGCAAGTTCTTCTCATCTTGCTGTTCCTAGTGACCTACATTGTGACTGTGGC GAACATTCTCATCATTGTCCTAGTTACGGCTAATCAATGCCTTcatacccccatgtacttcttcctgtgcAACTTGTCCTGCCTGGAGACCTGCTACAGTTCCACCATCCttcccaggatgctggccagtctcctaactgggaacagaaccattTCTATTAGTGGCTGCATCACGCAACTTCATTTTTTTGGTTTCCTGGCAGCTACAGAATGTTACCTGCTAGCagcgatgtcttatgatcggtatctagcaatatgcaaaccactgcaaTATGCCATCTGCATGAATGGTAGGAACTGCCTCTGGCTCGCGTCTGGGTCTTGGATCAGTGGATTTCTGGGCAGTACAATAATGACATCTTTGGTGTCAAAATTAACTTTCTGTGGCccaaatgaaattgaccatttcttttgcgATTTCACCCCAATGAttaaactctcctgcagtgacaacAGCCTGACCACCCTGGTGACCCTGATTCTTTCTTCCATAGAAACTCTGATCCCATTTCTGTTAACCATGACATCCTATGCTTGCATCATGGTCACCATTCTAAGGATTCCTTCCATGAGcgggaggcaaaaggccttttccacttgctcctctcacATCGCCATGGTAACAATTTTTTATGGCACTTTAATTATAGTCTATGTGATGCCAAAAAACAGTACACTGAGAGAGCTTAACAAAGTGTTTTCCGTATTCTACACTGTCCTGACTCCCCTGgccaaccccctcatctacagcctgagaaacagagaggtcaaggaggcCCTGAGAAAAGTTTGCTCTAAGTACCTTGCATTCACATGTTTTAATGCTTTGGAATAA
- the LOC115637991 gene encoding olfactory receptor 6F1-like, with the protein MSLPLLIDNFIFPVQRCSAVRLPSPVSQQCNRQNNLTVYTPLIFNGFMLLDTYYGESRRKNENLVMDFILLGFGNAPELQPLLFLLFLVIYIVTVLEYILIIMLVVVDQHLHTPVYFFLGNLTCLEISYKSTILPRMLASLLTGDGTISVKGCLVQTYFFAVIATTENLLLAAMSYNRYLAICHPLRYAALMNGRVCFQLVAGSWVYSFLVIGTLNYSLFKLTFCGSKEIDHFFCDFSPMIKLSCVDTQTLQLATFTVSTIGTLVHLLLTLTSYIYIITAILRIPSTTGRQKAFSTCSSHLTVVTILYMSVITVYVFPGLVQQFRRTRRPKVLHKIFSLFYTVLTPMINPIIYSLRNKEVKQSLRKTILNRVDFRSRHRILKGKFQPV; encoded by the exons ATGAGTCTTCCTCTGTTAATTGACAACTTCATTTTTCCAGTGCAAAGATGCAGTGCTGTGAGATTACCTAGTCCAGTTTCCCAGCAGTGTAACCGACAGAACAACCTGACTGTATATACTCCATTAATATTTAATGGCTTTATGCTTCTAGATACATATTATggagaaagcagaagaaaaaatgaaaacctgGTAATGGATTTCATCCTTTTAGGGTTTGGGAATGCCCCTGAACTGCAgccccttctcttcctgctgtttctcgtgatctacattgtgaccgTGCTTGAGTACATCCTCATCATTATGCTCGTTGTGGTTGATCAACACCTCCACACCCCCGTGTACTTCTTCCTTGGGAACTTGACCTGCTTGGAGATCTCCTACAaatccaccatcctgcccaggatgctggccagtctACTAACTGGGGATGGAACCATTTCTGTTAAGGGCTGCCTTGTGCAAACATATTTTTTTGCTGTCATAGCAACAACAGAAAATCTGCTGCTTGCAGCAATGTCTTACAATCGGTATTTAGCAATATGCCATCCACTCCGTTATGCTGCTCTGATGAATGGTAGAGTTTGTTTCCAGCTAGTGGCAGGATCCTGGGTATATAGTTTTCTGGTCATTGGCACACTAAATTATTCCTTGTTCAAATTAACATTCTGTGGTTCCAaagaaattgaccatttcttttgtgatttttcacCCATGATAAAGCTGTCTTGTGTTGACACCCAGACTCTGCAACTGGCGACATTTACTGTCTCTACCATTGGGACACTTGTGCATTTGCTACTGACACTGACATCCTACATTTATATCATCACTGCCattctgagaatcccttccaccacagggaggcaaaaggccttttccacctgctcctctcacctcactgTGGTGACAATTTTATACATGAGCGTGATTACTGTCTATGTgtttccagggctggtgcaacaatttaggcggactaggcg TCCCAAGGTCCTacacaaaatattttctcttttctataCAGTTCTGACTCCCATGATCAACCCTattatctacagcctgagaaacaaagaggtcaaaCAGTCCCTGAGAAAAACTATTCTGAATCGAGTTGATTTCAGAAGCAGGCATAGAATCTTAaagggaaaatttcagcctgtatAA